The proteins below are encoded in one region of Apium graveolens cultivar Ventura chromosome 4, ASM990537v1, whole genome shotgun sequence:
- the LOC141717618 gene encoding callose synthase 10, with protein sequence MSRVYDNWERLVRATLRREQLRPTGQGHERVSSGIAGAVPDSLQKTTNINAILQAADEIQNEDPNVARILCEQAYSMAQNLDPNSDGRGVLQFKTGLMSVIKQKLAKKDGARIDRNRDAERLWDFYQKYKRRHRVDDIQREEQRYRESGTFSANLGDLGLRSNETKRAFATLRALVEVMESISKETGPDGVGQLITEELRRLKKTDATLSAELIPYNIVPLGASLITNAIGFFPEVKGAISAIRYTNQFPRLPKDFQISGRRELDMFDLLEFVFGFQQDNIRNQRENVIMIIANAQSRLGIPTESDPKIDEKAVTEVFLKVLDNYIKWCKYLRIRLVWNSLEAINRDRKLFLVSLYFLIWGEAANVRFLPECICYIFHQMAKELDAILDHGEANPAASCIGENNSVSYLQHVISPIYNTISKEAERNNNGKAAHSEWRNYDDFNEYFWSPSCFKLGWPMKKDSAFLFEPKKRKRTGKSSFVEHRTFLHLYRSFHRLWIFLAVMFQALTIIAFNKGTINRNTFITLLSIGPTFAIMNFAESCLDVMLMFGAYSTARFMAISRLFFRFFWGALSSGVVTYLYVKVLDERNRTNSDSYYFRIYLLVLGVYAGVRMVFAVLLKLPCCHALSAMSDQSFFQFFKWIYQERYFVGRGLYESTSDYLRYVMFWLVIFACKFTFAYFLQIRPLVNPTNIIVDLPSLEYSWHDLISKNNNNVLTIVCLWAPVVAIYLMDIYIWYTLLSAIVGGVMGARARLGEIRSIEMVHKRFESFPEAFVKNLVSSNTKRMPFSRQTSQASEDTNKSNAALFSPFWNEIIKSLREEDYISNREMDLLSMPSNAGSLRLVQWPLFLLSSKILLAIDLALDCKDTQADLWNRICRDEYMAYAVQECYYSIEKILYSLVDGEGRLWAERIFREINTSIAGNSLVITLLFKKLPVVLSRFTALTGLLIRNETPELAKGAAKAVHDVYEVVTHELLSLDLREQIDTWNIMQRARSEGRLFSRIEWPKDPEIKELVKRLHLLLTVKDSAANIPKNLEARRRLEFFTNSLFMDMPSAKPVSEMMPFCVFTPYYSETVLYSSSELRTENEDGISILFYLQKIFPDEWENFLERIGRGDTGDTELQDSTSDALELRFWASYRGQTLARTVRGMMYYRRALMLQSFLERRSFGEGEYSQSTFPTTEGFELSREARAQADLKFTYVVSCQIYGQQKQRKAPEAADISLLLQRNEALRVAFIHAEESGLTDGSVVKEFYSKLVKADVHGKDQEIYSIKLPGDPKLGEGKPENQNHAIVFTRGEAVQTIDMNQDNYLEEAMKLRNLLEEFRGKHGIRPPTILGVREHVFTGSVSSLAWFMSNQETSFVTLGQRVLAYPLKVRMHYGHPDVFDRIFHITRGGISKASRVINISEDIYAGFNSTLRQGNITHHEYFQVGKGRDVGLNQIALFEGKVAGGNGEQVLSRDVYRVGQLFDFFRMLSFYFTTVGFYVCTMMTVLTVYIFLYGRVYLAFSGLDRGISRRAKLLGNTALDAALNAQFLVQIGVFTAVPMIMGFILELGLLKAVFSFITMQLQLCSVFFTFSLGTRTHYFGRTILHGGAKYRATGRGFVVRHIKFAENYRLYSRSHFIKALEVALLLTVYIAYGYTDGGALSFVLLTVSSWFLVISWLFAPYIFNPSGFEWQKTVEDFDDWINWLLYKGGVGVKGDNSWESWWDEEQAHIQTLRGRILETILSLRFFIFQYGIVYKLHLTGKDTSFAIYGFSWVVLVGIVMISKIFTLSSKKSTNFQLLFRFVQGVTAISLVLALCLVVAFTDLSVADLFASILAFIPTGWAILSLAITWRRLVWSLGLWDSVREFARMYDAGMGLIIFTPIAVLSWFPFVSTFQSRLLFNQAFSRGLEISIILAGNKANVEP encoded by the exons ATGTCTAGGGTTTATGATAATTGGGAGAGATTAGTACGCGCTACGTTACGGCGAGAGCAACTCAGGCCTACTGGACAAGGTCATGAGCGAGTTTCTAGTGGAATCGCTGGTGCTGTTCCTGATTCGCTTCAGAAAACTACGAATATCAATGCGATTTTACAGGCTGCTGATGAAATTCAGAATGAGGATCCTAATGTGGCTAGAATTC TGTGTGAGCAAGCATACTCCATGGCGCAAAATTTAGACCCTAACAGTGATGGCAGAGGTGTTTTACAATTTAAGACCGGCCTAATGTCTGTAATCAAG CAAAAACTTGCTAAAAAAGATGGGGCTCGAATTGATCGAAATCGTGATGCTGAGCGCTTATGGGATTTTTATCAAAAATACAAGAGACGACACCGGGTAGATGATATTCAAAGAGAGGAACAAAGATACCGTGAATCGGGAACTTTCAGTGCCAACCTGGGAGA CTTGGGCCTAAGATCTAATGAGACTAAGAGGGCATTTGCCACCTTGCGGGCCCTTGTGGAGGTTATGGAGTCAATTAGCAAAGAGACTGGTCCTGATGGAGTGGGACAGCTTATAACTGAAGAG TTAAGAAGGCTGAAAAAAACAGATGCAACATTATCAGCGGAGTTGATACCTTACAATATTGTTCCTCTGGGAGCATCACTAATTACGAATGCTATTGGGTTTTTTCCTGAA GTTAAGGGTGCAATATCTGCAATCAGATACACCAATCAATTTCCCCGGCTTCCTAAAGATTTTCAGATTTCTGGACGACGGGAATTAGACATGTTCGATCTCTTGGAATTTGTGTTTGGTTTTCAG CAAGACAACATAAGGAATCAACGTGAGAATGTCATAATGATTATTGCAAATGCACAATCAAGACTTGGCATACCCACTGAATCTGATCCT AAAATAGATGAAAAAGCTGTTACTGAGGTTTTCTTGAAAGTCCTGGATAACTACATTAAATGGTGCAAATATTTGCGGATCCGGCTTGTATGGAATAG TTTGGAAGCAATCAACAGGGACAGAAAGCTTTTTCTTGTCTCCCTTTACTTTCTCATTTGGGGGGAGGCTGCCAATGTTCGTTTTCTGCCTGAATGCATTTGCTATATATTCCACCAG ATGGCAAAGGAGCTGGATGCAATCTTAGATCATGGAGAAGCTAATCCTGCTGCCAGCTGTATCGGTGAAAACAATTCAGTCTCCTATCTTCAGCATGTCATCTCTCCAATATACAATACAATTTCAAAG GAAGCTGAAAGAAACAATAATGGAAAAGCCGCACATTCAGAATGGAGAAATTATGACGACTTCAATGAATACTTCTG GTCACCTTCCTGCTTTAAGTTAGGTTGGCCTATGAAGAAGGATTCAGCTTTTCTTTTTGAGCCTAAAAAGAGGAAACGG ACTGGAAAAAGCTCATTTGTTGAGCATCGAACGTTCTTACATTTATATCGTAGTTTCCATCGTTTGTGGATATTTTTGGCTGTGATGTTCCAG GCATTGACAATAATAGCCTTTAATAAAGGAACGATAAACCGTAATACATTTATAACCCTGCTTAGCATTGGTCCAACTTTTGCTATCATGAACTTTGCTGAGA GTTGCTTAGATGTCATGCTTATGTTCGGGGCCTACAGTACTGCAAGATTTATGGCTATTTCAAGGCTGTTTTTTAGATTTTTTTGGGGTGCCTTAAGCTCTGGAGTTGTGACATACCTATATGT GAAAGTTTTGGATGAAAGGAATAGGACGAACTCAGACTCATACTATTTCCGAATCTATTTACTAGTATTGGGAGTTTACGCTGGTGTCCGCATGGTATTTGCGGTGCTGCTTAAACTTCCTTGCTGCCATGCTTTGTCTGCAATGTCTGATCAATCGTTCTTTCAATTTTTCAAGTGGATTTATCAG GAGCGATATTTTGTTGGTCGTGGTCTTTATGAAAGTACTAGTGACTATTTAAG GTATGTGATGTTTTGGTTGGTGATCTTCGCTTGCAAGTTTACCTTCGCTTATTTTCTTCAG ATTAGACCATTAGTCAACCCAACCAATATTATTGTGGACCTTCCCTCGTTGGAGTACTCATGGCACGACTTAATCTCCAAAA ATAATAACAACGTGCTGACAATTGTATGCCTGTGGGCTCCTGTTGTAGCA ATCTATCtcatggatatatatatatggtacaCTCTTCTCTCTGCAATTGTCGGTGGTGTAATGGGTGCACGGGCTCGGCTAGGCGAG ATTCGTTCAATTGAAATGGTTCATAAACGCTTTGAGAGCTTTCCAGAAGCCTTTGTTAAAAACCTTGTTTCATCAAACACAAAGAG GATGCCTTTCAGCAGACAAACATCTCAG GCTTCTGAAGATACCAACAAGTCTAATGCAGCACTATTTTCCCCATTTTGGAATGAGATAATCAAAAGTCTGCGTGAAGAAGATTACATAAGTAATAG AGAGATGGACTTGCTGTCTATGCCTAGTAATGCCGGTAGCTTAAGATTAGTTCAGTGGCCGTTGTTTCTTCTAAGCAGTAAG ATCTTGTTGGCAATTGATTTAGCCTTGGACTGCAAGGATACTCAAGCAGATCTTTGGAATAGAATATGCAGGGATGAATACATGGCATATGCTGTTCAAGAATGCTACTATAGTATTGAAAAAATTTTGTATTCTCTGGTTGATGGAGAAGGAAGACTATG GGCTGAGAGAATCTTTCGTGAGATTAATACAAGTATAGCTGGGAATTCTCTTGTAATTACTTTACTATTTAAAAAGCTGCCAGTGGTTCTATCTAGATTTACAGCGTTGACCGGGCTTCTG ATACGGAATGAGACTCCAGAACTTGCCAAAGGGGCTGCCAAAGCCGTTCATGATGTATATGAGGTTGTTACACATGAATTGTTATCTCTTGATTTAAG GGAACAGATTGATACCTGGAACATAATGCAGAGGGCACGGAGCGAAGGCAGACTATTTTCTCGGATTGAATGGCCTAAAGACCCTGAAATT AAGGAGCTAGTGAAGAGGTTGCACTTACTTCTCACAGTAAAGGATTCAGCAGCGAACATTCCGAAGAATCTTGAAGCAAGAAGAAGATTAGAATTCTTTACAAATTCATTATTTATGGACATGCCTTCAGCAAAACCAGTTTCAGAGATGATGCCTTTTTG CGTCTTTACTCCTTACTATAGTGAAACAGTTCTTTATAGTTCCTCTGAGTTGCGGACTGAAAATGAGGATGGAATATCTATTCTTTTCTATCTCCAAAAAATTTTTCCAG ATGAATGGGAGAACTTCCTGGAACGTATTGGACGCGGTGATACTGGAGATACAGAACTTCAGGATAGCACTAGCGATGCGTTGGAGCTTCGCTTTTGGGCATCTTATCGAGGCCAGACTTTAGCCAGGACAG TACGTGGTATGATGTACTATAGACGGGCACTAATGCTACAGAGCTTTTTGGAAAGGAGATCATTTGGAG AGGGAGAGTATTCTCAAAGCACCTTCCCAACAACTGAAGGCTTTGAACTGTCACGTGAGGCTCGTGCACAAGCTGATTTGAAATTCACTTATGTTGTATCTTGCCAAATATATGGGCAACAGAAACAAAGGAAGGCTCCAGAGGCTGCTGATATTTCTCTTTTGCTTCAAAG GAACGAAGCATTGCGAGTAGCTTTTATACATGCTGAAGAGAGTGGATTAACTGATGGAAGTGTTGTGAAGGAATTTTATTCAAAGCTTGTCAAAGCTGATGTGCATGGAAAGGATCAG GAAATATATTCCATTAAACTTCCGGGAGATCCAAAACTTGGAGAGGGGAAGCCGGAAAACCAAAATCATGCTATAGTTTTTACTCGCGGGGAAGCTGTTCAAACCATTGACATGAATCAG GACAATTACCTTGAAGAGGCTATGAAATTAAGGAATCTTCTTGAAGAATTTCGAGGAAAGCATGGCATTCGCCCTCCAACCATTCTTGGTGTGAGAGAGCATGTTTTTACAGGAAG TGTTTCCTCCTTGGCCTGGTTTATGTCCAACCAAGAGACTAGTTTCGTGACATTGGGACAACGTGTTCTGGCCTATCCTCTGAA AGTTCGTATGCATTATGGCCATCCAGATGTTTTTGACCGTATATTTCATATCACTCGTGGTGGCATAAGTAAGGCATCCCGTGTCATAAATATTAGCGAGGATATCTATGCAG GATTTAATTCCACTTTGCGCCAGGGTAATATCACACACCATGAATACTTCCAG GTCGGAAAGGGAAGAGATGTTGGGTTGAACCAAATTGCCCTTTTCGAAGGAAAAGTTGCTGGTGGAAATGGGGAGCAAGTTCTTAGCAGGGATGTGTATAGAGTTGGACAGCTTTTCGACTTTTTCAGGATGCTTTCTTTTTACTTCACAACTGTTGGTTTCTATGTATGCACGATG ATGACGGTTCTTACTGTGTATATATTCTTATATGGAAGGGTCTACCTG GCTTTTTCAGGGCTTGATAGAGGTATTTCACGACGAGCCAAATTGCTGGGAAACACTGCACTAGATGCAGCTTTAAATGCACAGTTCTTGGTCCAGATTGGAGTCTTCACTGCTGTTCCCATGATAATGGGTTTTATTCTTGAATTAGGATTGTTGAAG GCTGTATTTAGCTTTATTACAATGCAGCTTCAACTCTGTTCAGTTTTTTTCACGTTCTCCCTGGGTACTAGAACACATTATTTTGGACGTACCATTCTGCATGGAGGTGCAAAA TACAGAGCAACTGGTAGAGGCTTTGTTGTCCGTCATATTAAGTTCGCTGAGAATTACAGGCTATACTCGAGAAGTCATTTTATCAAGGC GCTGGAAGTTGCTCTGCTCCTCACAGTTTACATCGCATATGGGTACACTGATGGAGGTGCTCTCTCCTTTGTTCTGCTAACAGTTAGCAGTTGGTTTCTTGTTATCTCGTGGTTATTTGCCCCTTATATCTTCAACCCGTCTGGGTTTGAGTGGCAGAA GACTGTAGAAGATTTTGATGATTGGATTAATTGGCTTCTATATAAAGGTGGAGTTGGTGTCAAGGGTGATAATAGCTGGGAATCTTGGTGGGATGAAGAGCAG GCACATATTCAAACTTTAAGAGGTCGTATACTTGAAACAATTTTAAGCTTGCGGTTTTTTATTTTTCAATACGGGATTGTGTACAAGCTTCATCTTACCGGAAAGGATACGTCTTTCGCA ATCTATGGCTTTTCCTGGGTCGTACTGGTCGGAATCGTCATGATATCTAAG ATCTTCACATTGAGCTCGAAAAAGTCCACAAATTTTCAGCTTTTGTTTAGATTTGTGCAAGGAGTTACAGCTATATCTTTGGTTCTAGCGCTTTGCCTAGTTGTTGCTTTTACCGATCTATCAGTTGCTGATTTGTTTGCTAGCATCCTTGCATTTATACCTACTGGATGGGCCATATTATCT CTGGCAATAACTTGGAGAAGACTAGTGTGGAGCTTGGGTTTATGGGACTCTGTGCGTGAATTTGCCAGAATGTATGATGCTGGGATGGGATTGATAATCTTTACACCCATAGCCGTGTTATCCTGGTTTCCATTTGTTTCCACGTTTCAATCGCGTCTGCTGTTTAATCAAGCATTTAGCCGTGGTCTCGAAATTTCCATCATCCTTGCCGGGAACAAAGCAAATGTGGAACCGTAA